A single region of the Sorghum bicolor cultivar BTx623 chromosome 7, Sorghum_bicolor_NCBIv3, whole genome shotgun sequence genome encodes:
- the LOC110436997 gene encoding uncharacterized protein LOC110436997: protein MPPRGRGRGRGVPLNPPATIEQLLAVQTQLMEALVNNQQNHPIGGAPPRDKRGEFLKGHPPVFTHATDPLEADDWLRAVEKQLNIAQCDDRQKVLFASGQLQGEAQTWWESFEYGRPPNAPAITWLEFKENFRSYHIPEGLIELKAEEFRNLKQGSMTVPEYRDKFAQLSRYAPSEVANDADKQRLFLKGLYDGLQLQLMSNEYPNYQTLVNRAIVVDNKRKEMDAKRKRMQGQASGSNTRPRTNQQQGSQQRYQGPPSQWNRGQYPQRNQFQQRRSISRISSRAISRRHARVRPVTLR, encoded by the coding sequence ATGCCGCCAAGAGGTAGAGGACGTGGAAGGGGTGTTCCACTCAACCCACCCGCCACCATTGAACAGCTACTAGCAGTCCAGACGCAGCTCATGGAAGCCCTGGTGAACAACCAACAGAATCATCCAATCGGAGGAGCACCACCGCGTGATAAGCGGGGTGAATTTTTGAAAGGTCATCCCCCTGTGTTCACACATGCTACTGACCCACTGGAGGCAGATGACTGGCTTCGAGCAGTGGAGAAGCAACTCAACATAGCACAGTGTGATGATAGGCAGAAGGTGTTGTTCGCAtctggacaacttcagggagaagctcagacatggtgggagtcgtttGAGTATGGACGACCTCCCAATGCACCTGCTATCACATGGCTAGAGTTCAAGGAGAACTTTAGGTCCTATCACATACCTGAAGGGTTAATAGAACTGAAGGCTGAGGAGTTCCGGAATTTGAAGCAGGGGTCTATGACAGTTCCAGAGTATAGGGACAAGTTTGCTCAGTTGTCGCGCTATGCTCCCAGTGAGGTGGCTAATGATGCTGATAAACAGCGCCTCTTTTTGAAGGGATTGTATGATGGGCTCCAACTCCAGCTGATGTCCAATGAATACCCCAACTATCAGACGCTTGTGAACCGTGCTATCGTGGTGGATAACAAGCGTAAGGAGATGGATGCTAAAAGAAAGAGGATGCAGGGACAGGCCTCCGGAAGTAATACTCGTCCACGCACCAACCAGCAGCAAGGTTCTCAGCAAAGGTACCAAGGACCACCTTCACAGTGGAATCGTGGTCAGTACCCCCAGCGCAATCAGTTCCAGCAGCGCCGCAGTATCAGCAGAATCAGCAGCAGGGCAATCAGCAGACGTCACGCCAGGGTACGCCCAGTAACACTCCGATGA